One part of the Bacteroidales bacterium genome encodes these proteins:
- a CDS encoding membrane protein insertion efficiency factor YidD, which produces MIILFLANLVLFAQDVKVEKLDFIAITESQKKVPHEHTYGVKDDHSSNEMEFILYILFRGYKHYFSSQDQRSCTFTPSCSVYAVETIKKKGVLVGFLDTMDRLSRCNGLSPEIYEYDVEQKLFIDYP; this is translated from the coding sequence ATGATTATCCTATTCCTCGCTAATCTTGTACTTTTCGCACAGGATGTAAAAGTTGAGAAGTTGGATTTTATCGCTATCACTGAGAGCCAGAAGAAAGTGCCTCATGAGCATACATATGGAGTAAAGGATGACCATTCCTCTAATGAAATGGAATTTATTTTGTACATTTTATTCAGAGGTTATAAGCACTATTTTTCTTCCCAGGATCAAAGAAGCTGCACTTTTACTCCTAGTTGTTCTGTTTATGCAGTTGAAACGATAAAGAAAAAGGGTGTGCTTGTCGGTTTTCTGGATACTATGGACAGGTTAAGCAGATGCAATGGGTTATCACCTGAAATCTATGAATACGATGTGGAACAGAAACTCTTTATCGATTATCCATGA